In one window of Clavelina lepadiformis chromosome 4, kaClaLepa1.1, whole genome shotgun sequence DNA:
- the LOC143451507 gene encoding TOX high mobility group box family member 4-A-like isoform X2 — translation MDGISQHYLQPSFSSTADASVGRSVNVGTLCDYAYCDESKGLLNNLESQDTTSALQLLNEPYPGVTTTGYDHFGPSAVGVDSQQHSRYHPYEQYVNTMEPVYGTMSQQFVSSSPGSLCQTNYPNLDPSVDFAFSAANPVSQNGTTSFPICHDSNSQWQSGNGGQFDMNSNNNNINGNNYQAAQAMPSFFPNSQGQDNGCLQQITYSNPAPHYFSPPQYPPRRAINPAHTRVMEVKSTSSSEVEFGEDSNGKRSPSGNKKRGTKKRKKKGANEPQKPVSAYALFFRDTQAAIKAENPSATFGEISKIVASMWDSLSEEAKQVYKQKTETAKRDYLKQLAAFRANLVSKGGLDADEEDSQPLSVIKMKMTDLRTPAQDHLPPLPKLQMAPVQGLPQQSISALNAIPVVASSAIDIGGSTGINDQLQYSYVDTTGQPSNFQNSTVQQIVLRSVPTVASTSVGNPPPIQLRSIVPKANSPVTLLQSKQGQIIKVLPPSQVSSSDGNGVQPILQTLAQETGTSMQETILNQNGSQQCPMIDLTDSSIYAQPNTTIASIQPSTEYPAPAARMCVRNGCTNLAIYDPQWNNEYCSSECVVHHCRDVFDAWTSVRKFSAPVN, via the exons ATGGATGGTATAAGTCAGCATTATTTGCAACCTTCCTTTAGCTCGACTGCCGACGCCAGTGTTGGCCGTTCTGTTAATGTCGGCACTCTTTGTGACTATGCGTACTGCGATGAATCCAAGGGTTTGCTGAATAATTTGGAAAGTCAAGATACGACGTCTGCTTTGCAATTACTTAACGAACCGTATCCGGGAGTGACTACTACTGGCTACGATCATTTCGGACCTTCCGCTGTTGGTGTAGATAGCCAACAACACAGCCGATATCATCCTTATGAACAATACGTAAACACGATGGAGCCTGTGTACGGCACCATGTCACAACAATTTGTTTCAAGCTCTCCGGGTAGTTTATGCCAGACGAATTATCCTAACCTCGACCCATCTGTCGATTTCGCTTTCAGCGCGGCCAACCCGGTCAGCCAGAATGGTACAACTAGTTTTCCCATTTGTCATGACTCCAATTCTCAGTGGCAGTCCGGTAATGGCGGACAGTTTGACATGAattcaaacaacaacaatataaATGGAAACAATTACCAGGCGGCACAGGCTATGCCATCTTTTTTCCCCAACAGTCAG GGTCAAGATAACGGGTGTTTGCAACAAATTACTTATTCCAATCCAG cGCCACATTATTTCAGCCCACCGCAGTATCCACCGAGAAGAGCGATAAATCCAGCGCACACGCGAGTGATG gaagtCAAGTCTACTTCGAGTTCAGAAGTTGAGTTTGGAGAG GACTCAAATGGGAAAAGAAGCCCTTCTGGAAACAAAAAGCGCGGAACTAAGAAACGGAAAAAGAAAGGTGCAAATGAACCACAGAAACCGGTGTCTGCTTACGCCCTGTTTTTCAG AGATACACAAGCTGCTATTAAAGCTGAAAATCCAAGCGCCACCTTTGGTGAAATTTCGAAGATAGTTGCTTCCATGTGGGATAGCTTAAGTGAAGAGGCAAAGCAG GTGTACAAGCAAAAGACTGAAACCGCAAAGCGCGATTATCTAAAACAACTAGCCGCCTTCAGAGCCAACCTCGTTTCAAAG GGTGGATTAGATGCGGATGAAGAGGACTCGCAACCCTTATCCGTTATTAAAATGAAGATGACTGATCTTAGGACACCTGCCCAAGATCATCTCCCACCGCTACCAAAACTACAAATGGCACCGGTTCAGG GTCTGCCACAGCAGTCAATTTCCGCCCTCAATGCAATCCCGGTAGTTGCCTCAAGTGCAATAGATATTGGCGGGAGCACAGGAATTAACGACCAACTTCAGTATTCGTATGTAGATACAACAGGACAGCCGTCGAATTTTCAGAATTCTACCGTTCAGCAGATCGTTTTGCGTTCTGTTCCGACTGTAGCGTCTACCAGCGTCGGAAATCCTCCCCCAATACAATTGAGAAGCATCGTTCCCAAAGCGAACTCACCAGTTACGTTGTTACAAAGCAAACAAGGCCAAATAATAAAGGTTCTCCCGCCAAGTCAG gTCTCAAGCAGCGACGGCAATGGAGTTCAGCCGATTCTACAGACGTTAGCTCAAGAGACTGGAACATCCATGCAAGAGACTATTTTAAACCAG AACGGCTCTCAACAGTGTCCTATGATTGATCTCACTGATTCATCAATTTACGCACAA CCAAATACGACGATTGCATCAATCCAGCCTTCAACAGAGTATCCTGCGCCAGCAGCTCGCATGTGCGTCCGCAACGGATGCACCAATCTTGCAATTTACGATCCGCAATGGAACAATGAATACTGTTCGAGTGAATGTGTCGTCCATCATTGTCG GGATGTATTTGATGCTTGGACCTCAGTTCGCAAATTCAGCGCGCCCGTAAACTGA
- the LOC143451507 gene encoding TOX high mobility group box family member 4-A-like isoform X1, which produces MDGISQHYLQPSFSSTADASVGRSVNVGTLCDYAYCDESKGLLNNLESQDTTSALQLLNEPYPGVTTTGYDHFGPSAVGVDSQQHSRYHPYEQYVNTMEPVYGTMSQQFVSSSPGSLCQTNYPNLDPSVDFAFSAANPVSQNGTTSFPICHDSNSQWQSGNGGQFDMNSNNNNINGNNYQAAQAMPSFFPNSQGQDNGCLQQITYSNPAPHYFSPPQYPPRRAINPAHTRVMEVKSTSSSEVEFGEDSNGKRSPSGNKKRGTKKRKKKGANEPQKPVSAYALFFRDTQAAIKAENPSATFGEISKIVASMWDSLSEEAKQVYKQKTETAKRDYLKQLAAFRANLVSKGGLDADEEDSQPLSVIKMKMTDLRTPAQDHLPPLPKLQMAPVQGLPQQSISALNAIPVVASSAIDIGGSTGINDQLQYSYVDTTGQPSNFQNSTVQQIVLRSVPTVASTSVGNPPPIQLRSIVPKANSPVTLLQSKQGQIIKVLPPSQAANIANLNDGKNRIIKMADMLRTPNIAVTQVSSSDGNGVQPILQTLAQETGTSMQETILNQNGSQQCPMIDLTDSSIYAQPNTTIASIQPSTEYPAPAARMCVRNGCTNLAIYDPQWNNEYCSSECVVHHCRDVFDAWTSVRKFSAPVN; this is translated from the exons ATGGATGGTATAAGTCAGCATTATTTGCAACCTTCCTTTAGCTCGACTGCCGACGCCAGTGTTGGCCGTTCTGTTAATGTCGGCACTCTTTGTGACTATGCGTACTGCGATGAATCCAAGGGTTTGCTGAATAATTTGGAAAGTCAAGATACGACGTCTGCTTTGCAATTACTTAACGAACCGTATCCGGGAGTGACTACTACTGGCTACGATCATTTCGGACCTTCCGCTGTTGGTGTAGATAGCCAACAACACAGCCGATATCATCCTTATGAACAATACGTAAACACGATGGAGCCTGTGTACGGCACCATGTCACAACAATTTGTTTCAAGCTCTCCGGGTAGTTTATGCCAGACGAATTATCCTAACCTCGACCCATCTGTCGATTTCGCTTTCAGCGCGGCCAACCCGGTCAGCCAGAATGGTACAACTAGTTTTCCCATTTGTCATGACTCCAATTCTCAGTGGCAGTCCGGTAATGGCGGACAGTTTGACATGAattcaaacaacaacaatataaATGGAAACAATTACCAGGCGGCACAGGCTATGCCATCTTTTTTCCCCAACAGTCAG GGTCAAGATAACGGGTGTTTGCAACAAATTACTTATTCCAATCCAG cGCCACATTATTTCAGCCCACCGCAGTATCCACCGAGAAGAGCGATAAATCCAGCGCACACGCGAGTGATG gaagtCAAGTCTACTTCGAGTTCAGAAGTTGAGTTTGGAGAG GACTCAAATGGGAAAAGAAGCCCTTCTGGAAACAAAAAGCGCGGAACTAAGAAACGGAAAAAGAAAGGTGCAAATGAACCACAGAAACCGGTGTCTGCTTACGCCCTGTTTTTCAG AGATACACAAGCTGCTATTAAAGCTGAAAATCCAAGCGCCACCTTTGGTGAAATTTCGAAGATAGTTGCTTCCATGTGGGATAGCTTAAGTGAAGAGGCAAAGCAG GTGTACAAGCAAAAGACTGAAACCGCAAAGCGCGATTATCTAAAACAACTAGCCGCCTTCAGAGCCAACCTCGTTTCAAAG GGTGGATTAGATGCGGATGAAGAGGACTCGCAACCCTTATCCGTTATTAAAATGAAGATGACTGATCTTAGGACACCTGCCCAAGATCATCTCCCACCGCTACCAAAACTACAAATGGCACCGGTTCAGG GTCTGCCACAGCAGTCAATTTCCGCCCTCAATGCAATCCCGGTAGTTGCCTCAAGTGCAATAGATATTGGCGGGAGCACAGGAATTAACGACCAACTTCAGTATTCGTATGTAGATACAACAGGACAGCCGTCGAATTTTCAGAATTCTACCGTTCAGCAGATCGTTTTGCGTTCTGTTCCGACTGTAGCGTCTACCAGCGTCGGAAATCCTCCCCCAATACAATTGAGAAGCATCGTTCCCAAAGCGAACTCACCAGTTACGTTGTTACAAAGCAAACAAGGCCAAATAATAAAGGTTCTCCCGCCAAGTCAG GCGGCCAACATAGCAAATCTTAATGATGGGAAAAACCGCATTATTAAAATGGCTGATATGCTAAGAACACCCAATATTGCTGTGACGCAG gTCTCAAGCAGCGACGGCAATGGAGTTCAGCCGATTCTACAGACGTTAGCTCAAGAGACTGGAACATCCATGCAAGAGACTATTTTAAACCAG AACGGCTCTCAACAGTGTCCTATGATTGATCTCACTGATTCATCAATTTACGCACAA CCAAATACGACGATTGCATCAATCCAGCCTTCAACAGAGTATCCTGCGCCAGCAGCTCGCATGTGCGTCCGCAACGGATGCACCAATCTTGCAATTTACGATCCGCAATGGAACAATGAATACTGTTCGAGTGAATGTGTCGTCCATCATTGTCG GGATGTATTTGATGCTTGGACCTCAGTTCGCAAATTCAGCGCGCCCGTAAACTGA
- the LOC143451506 gene encoding protein spire homolog 1-like isoform X2 produces the protein MNLLDILLCFDLPLKEEQAWAVCHQCGKFLKEKFRTNKLQFYASLGVESIVFDDTGHVSVELKEGENNLEVLKSLGLTLFSALDYGLGPDEEQELSTSLEHLISFMTEETPPNDNVDEGFDDCKAQGTNMLDYVIQLCEEHLPSTANVDGHYQAVCRALVNEARELKVFLDKVASANESLKKDSLENKSDSEETPQYPSLNFVNWSHLWIQVLDDLRLGVTKLRKVEKRTVSIEYELTPYEILMEDIRRKKYTLKKVSSNDVLPALKKKNAHDIILDFIRSRPNLSPAHKRVLKPTPPRSKSLHEKLIEQIQERSVPLKPVSPAQSCMKCSKTFGDLSETGKGEEGISSSQSRRKLLKAPTIDELYIDDDVSEPDLMLDDSIAVDLYVTDSDANFNISSSEQFSRSSDPSSLRSSGTSGVSSLLEEESDAPMPVHRPLSIRFSDSIRRKRLLPLELPPSPVSTPVQSEEAPDSNTSTIGTFLSSFLPGSTGLRRSQSVAIRSTRGKEHSSISAEIRRQRCRAGGRKADESLSASMHTTSTSLNDPSTAPPFKRTFSERRSKQESWRHPVECLSLTIDEIMHIRQVLTRAQLERFQSSKSMYDVLKNEKICFHCRLKKFGLFSWPYTCQICRRKVCSKCIKKIRPPTEKYLHAPLFTLSPDLIRSESNSINMKEASNLFRPVSSKSTQNFQEQDAVSTTSQMWSRGSKIDVCIECHVLISGVINSNRETALKYVSSKAG, from the exons gttctaaaaagtctCGGTTTAACGTTATTTTCCGCTTTGGATTATGGTTTGGGCCCAGATGAAGAACAAGAACTATCCACATCACTCGAACATCTTATATCTTTTATGACCGAAGAAACACCGCCAAACGACAATGTTGATGAAGGTTTCGACGATTGCAAGGCCCAAGGAACAAACATGTTGGATTATGTCATACAA TTGTGTGAGGAGCACCTCCCTTCAACTGCCAATGTAGACGGCCACTATCAAGCAGTGTGTAGAGCACTGGTCAATGAAGCTCGTGAACTGAAGGTGTTTCTGGACAAGGTAGCATCGGCTAATGAA agtttAAAAAAAGATTCGTTGGAAAACAAATCTGACAGTGAAGAAACCCCTCAATATCCAAGCTTAAATTTCGTGAACTGG TCACATCTGTGGATCCAAGTACTTGACGATCTTCGCCTAGGAGTGACGAAACTGCGGAAAGTAGAAAAGCGAACAGTGTCTATTGAATACGAATTAACGCCATACGAAATTCTAATGGAAGATATACGCCGAAAGAAGTACACTTTAAAGAAG GTTTCATCAAACGACGTTTTACCTGCcctaaaaaagaaaaatgcacaTGACATTATACTGGATTTTATCAGATCTCGACCAAACTTGTCACCA GCTCATAAACGTGTTTTGAAACCAACCCCGCCTCGATCAAAATCACTTCACGAAAAGCTGATCGAACAAATTCAAGAGCGCAGTGTACCACTTAAACCTGTCTCTCCCGCACAGTCTTGCATGAAATGTTCCAAAACATTTGGTGACT TGTCAGAAACAGGTAAAGGCGAAGAGGGCATTTCGTCATCGCAATCTAGACGAAAGTTACTCAAAGCTCCCACCATAGACGAACTTTATATTGATGACGATGTGTCTGAG CCTGACCTCATGTTGGATGACTCGATCGCAGTTGACCTTTATGTCACTGACAGTGATGCTAACTTTAACATTTCATCTTCTGAACAATTTTCACGTTCTTCTGATCCCTCATCACTTCGATCATCTG GTACATCCGGCGTCTCCTCTCTATTGGAGGAAGAGTCTGACGCACCAATGCCAGTACATCGACCCCTTTCTATAAGATTTTCGGATTCAATTCGTAGAAAACGAC TTCTTCCACTGGAGTTACCACCTAGTCCGGTTTCCACTCCAGTTCAGTCGGAGGAAGCACCCGACAGCAACACTTCAACCATTGGAACATTTCTTTCTTCCTTTCTCCCCGGTTCTACCGGTCTTCGCCGTTCACAAAGTGTTGCAATCAGATCGACTCGCGGAAAAGAACATTCTTCGATCTCAGCAGAGATAAGGAGACAGAGGTGTAGAGCAGGAGGAAGGAAAGCGGATGAGTCTCTATCAGCGTCGATGCATACCACCTCGACATCTTTAAATGATCCTTCGACGGCACCGCCATTTAAACGAACATTTTCTGAAAGACGATCTAAACAG GAGTCTTGGAGGCATCCGGTTGAGTGTTTATCTTTGACTATTGATGAAATAATGCACATACGTCAGGTACTCACCCGCGCGCAACTCGAAAGGTTTCAGTCATCAAAATCAATGTATGATGTTCTTAAAAATGAGAAG ATTTGCTTTCATTGTCGCCTGAAAAAATTTGGCTTATTTTCATGGCCATATACTTGCCAAATATGCAGAAGGAAAGTTTGCAGCAAGTGCATCAAAAAg ATACGACCTCCGACAGAAAAGTACCTCCATGCTCCATTATTCACTTTGAGTCCTGACTTGATCAGAAGCGAATCAAACAGCATTAACATGAAAGAAGCGAGCAATTTGTTCAG GCCGGTTTCCAGTAAATCTACTCAAAACTTTCAAGAACAAGATGCAGTTTCTACTACGTCACAAATGTGGTCGCGGGGAAGCAAAATCGATGTTTGCATTGAGTGTCACGTGCTAATTTCGGGTGTCATAAATTCAAACAGAGAAACTGCACTGAAGTATGTGTCCAGCAAGGCTGGCTAA
- the LOC143451506 gene encoding protein spire homolog 1-like isoform X1 — MNLLDILLCFDLPLKEEQAWAVCHQCGKFLKEKFRTNKLQFYASLGVESIVFDDTGHVSVELKEGENNLEVLKSLGLTLFSALDYGLGPDEEQELSTSLEHLISFMTEETPPNDNVDEGFDDCKAQGTNMLDYVIQLCEEHLPSTANVDGHYQAVCRALVNEARELKVFLDKVASANESLKKDSLENKSDSEETPQYPSLNFVNWSHLWIQVLDDLRLGVTKLRKVEKRTVSIEYELTPYEILMEDIRRKKYTLKKVILVSSNDVLPALKKKNAHDIILDFIRSRPNLSPAHKRVLKPTPPRSKSLHEKLIEQIQERSVPLKPVSPAQSCMKCSKTFGDLSETGKGEEGISSSQSRRKLLKAPTIDELYIDDDVSEPDLMLDDSIAVDLYVTDSDANFNISSSEQFSRSSDPSSLRSSGTSGVSSLLEEESDAPMPVHRPLSIRFSDSIRRKRLLPLELPPSPVSTPVQSEEAPDSNTSTIGTFLSSFLPGSTGLRRSQSVAIRSTRGKEHSSISAEIRRQRCRAGGRKADESLSASMHTTSTSLNDPSTAPPFKRTFSERRSKQESWRHPVECLSLTIDEIMHIRQVLTRAQLERFQSSKSMYDVLKNEKICFHCRLKKFGLFSWPYTCQICRRKVCSKCIKKIRPPTEKYLHAPLFTLSPDLIRSESNSINMKEASNLFRPVSSKSTQNFQEQDAVSTTSQMWSRGSKIDVCIECHVLISGVINSNRETALKYVSSKAG, encoded by the exons gttctaaaaagtctCGGTTTAACGTTATTTTCCGCTTTGGATTATGGTTTGGGCCCAGATGAAGAACAAGAACTATCCACATCACTCGAACATCTTATATCTTTTATGACCGAAGAAACACCGCCAAACGACAATGTTGATGAAGGTTTCGACGATTGCAAGGCCCAAGGAACAAACATGTTGGATTATGTCATACAA TTGTGTGAGGAGCACCTCCCTTCAACTGCCAATGTAGACGGCCACTATCAAGCAGTGTGTAGAGCACTGGTCAATGAAGCTCGTGAACTGAAGGTGTTTCTGGACAAGGTAGCATCGGCTAATGAA agtttAAAAAAAGATTCGTTGGAAAACAAATCTGACAGTGAAGAAACCCCTCAATATCCAAGCTTAAATTTCGTGAACTGG TCACATCTGTGGATCCAAGTACTTGACGATCTTCGCCTAGGAGTGACGAAACTGCGGAAAGTAGAAAAGCGAACAGTGTCTATTGAATACGAATTAACGCCATACGAAATTCTAATGGAAGATATACGCCGAAAGAAGTACACTTTAAAGAAGGTGATTTTG GTTTCATCAAACGACGTTTTACCTGCcctaaaaaagaaaaatgcacaTGACATTATACTGGATTTTATCAGATCTCGACCAAACTTGTCACCA GCTCATAAACGTGTTTTGAAACCAACCCCGCCTCGATCAAAATCACTTCACGAAAAGCTGATCGAACAAATTCAAGAGCGCAGTGTACCACTTAAACCTGTCTCTCCCGCACAGTCTTGCATGAAATGTTCCAAAACATTTGGTGACT TGTCAGAAACAGGTAAAGGCGAAGAGGGCATTTCGTCATCGCAATCTAGACGAAAGTTACTCAAAGCTCCCACCATAGACGAACTTTATATTGATGACGATGTGTCTGAG CCTGACCTCATGTTGGATGACTCGATCGCAGTTGACCTTTATGTCACTGACAGTGATGCTAACTTTAACATTTCATCTTCTGAACAATTTTCACGTTCTTCTGATCCCTCATCACTTCGATCATCTG GTACATCCGGCGTCTCCTCTCTATTGGAGGAAGAGTCTGACGCACCAATGCCAGTACATCGACCCCTTTCTATAAGATTTTCGGATTCAATTCGTAGAAAACGAC TTCTTCCACTGGAGTTACCACCTAGTCCGGTTTCCACTCCAGTTCAGTCGGAGGAAGCACCCGACAGCAACACTTCAACCATTGGAACATTTCTTTCTTCCTTTCTCCCCGGTTCTACCGGTCTTCGCCGTTCACAAAGTGTTGCAATCAGATCGACTCGCGGAAAAGAACATTCTTCGATCTCAGCAGAGATAAGGAGACAGAGGTGTAGAGCAGGAGGAAGGAAAGCGGATGAGTCTCTATCAGCGTCGATGCATACCACCTCGACATCTTTAAATGATCCTTCGACGGCACCGCCATTTAAACGAACATTTTCTGAAAGACGATCTAAACAG GAGTCTTGGAGGCATCCGGTTGAGTGTTTATCTTTGACTATTGATGAAATAATGCACATACGTCAGGTACTCACCCGCGCGCAACTCGAAAGGTTTCAGTCATCAAAATCAATGTATGATGTTCTTAAAAATGAGAAG ATTTGCTTTCATTGTCGCCTGAAAAAATTTGGCTTATTTTCATGGCCATATACTTGCCAAATATGCAGAAGGAAAGTTTGCAGCAAGTGCATCAAAAAg ATACGACCTCCGACAGAAAAGTACCTCCATGCTCCATTATTCACTTTGAGTCCTGACTTGATCAGAAGCGAATCAAACAGCATTAACATGAAAGAAGCGAGCAATTTGTTCAG GCCGGTTTCCAGTAAATCTACTCAAAACTTTCAAGAACAAGATGCAGTTTCTACTACGTCACAAATGTGGTCGCGGGGAAGCAAAATCGATGTTTGCATTGAGTGTCACGTGCTAATTTCGGGTGTCATAAATTCAAACAGAGAAACTGCACTGAAGTATGTGTCCAGCAAGGCTGGCTAA